In Rutidosis leptorrhynchoides isolate AG116_Rl617_1_P2 chromosome 2, CSIRO_AGI_Rlap_v1, whole genome shotgun sequence, one genomic interval encodes:
- the LOC139891332 gene encoding protein FAR1-RELATED SEQUENCE 7-like yields the protein MNLQDLGNTMTVTGKPGPLVFISNGQRENEGDSRFEPYVGLEFDSAEAAQEFYTSYATQSGFKIRIGQLYRSRVDGSVISRRYVCSREGFQTPVRTGCPAFIRVQKGDNGKWVLANIKKEHNHDLDLSGETRTPIIQRKPQSRPKQAPVVSSRTGIRSLENDGPSGVIDLKRLKREELEPEPRGEPCKGLDFTSANEAYKFYYTYAASMGFKVRIGQLFRSKNDGSITSRRFVCSKEGHQHPSRVGCGAFMRIQRQDSGRWVVDRLSKEHNHELDSPEDTSQKTPKHFKEELTNGLENLDLLETNGGLSLVTRDRGGGIGSRWYNVLLEYFQTRQAEDTGFFYAIEVDDSRCMSVFWADGRSRFSCTQFGDAIVFDTSYRRSSYTVPFASFIGVNHHRQPVLLGCALISEESEESFTWVFNAWARAMSGKCPVSIIADQDKSIQNSIAHVFPGAHHRFSPWQILAKEHENLGALRSMEEFNFEYETCIAQSQTASEFDSSWGVLMSKYNLKDNSWCKEMYKMRKSWVPLHLRGSFFAGIPVDGTIKSYFGAILTSQVPLNEFIMRYEKAIEHNREEERKEDYNSFNLQTVLHTKDPLEEQCRRHYTITVFKVFQKELLESYSYVGIKINIEGAISRYLVQRCGNGDERNTVAFNASNLNISCSCRMFEFEGVLCRHALKVFQIMNVREIPSRYILHRWTKSAKYGILRDAESGGGSQDFKALMVWSLREEAHSYIDAGAASIERYKLAFEILQEGRRNLCWHN from the coding sequence ATGAATCTGCAAGATTTAGGCAACACCATGACTGTAACAGGAAAACCAGGTCCGTTAGTTTTCATAAGCAACGGTCAAAGAGAAAATGAAGGAGATTCTAGATTCGAACCATACGTTGGGTTAGAATTCGATTCAGCCGAAGCCGCACAAGAATTTTATACTTCTTATGCAACTCAATCCGGATTCAAAATCCGAATCGGTCAACTCTATAGATCCCGAGTTGACGGGTCAGTTATTTCAAGACGATACGTTTGTTCAAGAGAAGGTTTTCAAACCCCCGTACGAACAGGTTGTCCCGCTTTCATAAGAGTACAAAAGGGCGATAATGGAAAATGGGTTCTAGCAAACATTAAAAAAGAGCACAATCACGATCTCGATCTTTCAGGTGAAACTCGTACCCCGATTATACAAAGAAAACCTCAATCCCGCCCAAAACAGGCACCAGTTGTGTCATCAAGAACCGGGATTCGATCACTTGAAAATGATGGCCCGTCTGGTGTTATTGATCTTAAACGTCTCAAACGAGAAGAACTAGAACCCGAACCTAGAGGTGAACCATGCAAGGGTCTCGATTTCACATCTGCTAACGAGGCTTACAAGTTTTACTACACTTATGCAGCCAGCATGGGTTTCAAAGTACGTATAGGTCAACTCTTTCGGTCAAAAAATGACGGCTCGATAACTTCTAGAAGATTCGTGTGCTCAAAAGAAGGACATCAACACCCTTCACGAGTCGGGTGTGGTGCATTTATGAGAATACAAAGACAAGATTCGGGTCGATGGGTAGTTGACCGTCTTTCAAAAGAACATAATCACGAACTTGATTCTCCCGAAGACACAAGTCAAAAAACACCTAAACATTTTAAGGAAGAATTAACTAACGGGTTGGAAAATTTGGATTTACTTGAAACAAACGGTGGGCTTAGTTTAGTAACTAGAGATAGAGGAGGCGGGATTGGTAGTCGGTGGTATAACGTGCTTCTCGAGTATTTTCAAACCCGTCAGGCTGAAGACACAGGGTTCTTTTATGCTATTGAAGTTGATGATAGCAGATGCATGAGTGTTTTCTGGGCAGATGGACGGTCCAGATTCTCTTGTACTCAATTTGGTGATGCGATTGTTTTCGATACATCGTATAGGAGATCGAGTTACACTGTTCCTTTTGCTTCTTTTATTGGTGTAAATCATCATAGACAACCTGTTCTTCTAGGATGTGCTTTAATTTCAGAAGAATCTGAAGAGTCGTTTACGTGGGTATTTAACGCGTGGGCCCGCGCAATGTCGGGAAAATGTCCCGTGTCCATAATTGCAGATCAAGACAAATCGATACAAAATTCAATTGCTCATGTTTTCCCCGGGGCCCATCATCGGTTTTCTCCATGGCAGATTCTTGCTAAAGAACATGAAAATTTAGGGGCGTTACGGTCCATGGAAGAGTTCAATTTCGAATACGAAACTTGCATTGCACAAAGTCAAACCGCTAGTGAGTTTGACTCTTCATGGGGTGTGCTTATGTCGAAATATAACTTAAAAGACAACAGTTGGTGTAAAGAGATGTACAAAATGAGAAAAAGCTGGGTCCCGTTACATTTACGGGGATCTTTTTTTGCTGGCATCCCAGTTGACGGGACAATCAAATCTTATTTCGGAGCGATTTTAACGTCTCAAGTCCCGCTTAATGAATTTATCATGCGTTACGAGAAAGCAATTGAGCATAATCGTGAAGAAGAACGAAAAGAGGATTATAATTCATTCAACTTACAAACCGTTCTTCACACAAAAGACCCGTTAGAGGAGCAATGCAGACGACATTACACAATAACTGTATTCAAAGTATTCCAAAAAGAGCTTCTAGAAAGTTACAGTTATGTCGGGATAAAAATAAACATCGAGGGTGCAATTAGTCGATATTTAGTTCAGAGATGTGGTAATGGAGACGAGCGAAATACTGTTGCTTTTAATGCTTCGAATCTTAATATCAGTTGCAGTTGCAGGATGTTTGAATTTGAGGGTGTTTTGTGTAGGCACGCATTAAAAGTGTTCCAAATAATGAATGTAAGAGAAATCCCGTCTCGTTACATTTTGCATAGGTGGACGAAAAGTGCTAAATATGGTATTCTTCGTGATGCTGAATCTGGAGGTGGGTCCCAGGATTTTAAAGCGTTGATGGTGTGGAGTTTAAGAGAAGAAGCTCATAGCTATATTGACGCGGGTGCAGCATCTATAGAAAGATACAAATTGGCGTTTGAGATATTGCAAGAAGGTAGGCGTAATCTGTGTTGGCATAATTGA